In a genomic window of Gloeocapsopsis dulcis:
- a CDS encoding ATP-dependent Clp protease ATP-binding subunit — translation MFERFTEKAIKVIMLAQEEARRLGHNFVGTEQILLGLIGEGTGVAAKVLKSMGVNLKDARIEVEKIIGRGSGFVAVEIPFTPRAKRVLELSLEEARQLGHNYIGTEHLLLGLIREGEGVAARVLENLGVDLSKVRTQVIRMLGETAEVSAGSAQSGRTKTPTLDEFGSNLTQMASEGKLDPVVGRAKEIERVIQILGRRTKNNPVLIGEPGVGKTAIAEGLASRIANKDIPDILEEKRVVTLDIGLLVAGTKYRGEFEERLKKIMDEIRSAGNVILVIDEVHTLIGAGAAEGAIDAANILKPALARGELQCIGATTLDEYRKHIERDAALERRFQPVMVGEPSVDETIEILYGLRERYEQHHKLKISDESLVAAAKLSDRYISDRYLPDKAIDLIDEAGSRVRLINSQLPPAAKELDKELRQVLKEKDDAVRGQDFDRAGELRDREMEIKAEIRAIAQNKTTSTREGENDSPVVTEEDIAHIVASWTGVPVNKLTETESEKLLHMEDTLHQRLIGQEEAVKAVSKAIRRARVGLKNPNRPIASFVFSGPTGVGKTELTKALAAYFFGSEEAMIRLDMSEYMERHTVSKLIGSPPGYVGYNEGGQLTEAVRRRPYTVVLFDEIEKAHPDVFNMLLQILEDGRLTDAKGRTVDFKNTLLILTSNIGSQVIEKGGGGLGFEVAENRAEAQYNRIRSLVNEELKQRFRPEFLNRLDEIIVFRQLTKDEVKQISDILLKEVFNRLTEKGITLEVTERFKDRLVEEGYNPSYGARPLRRAIMRLLEDSLAEEILSGRIKDGDTAVVDVDDTGNVKVLAEQRRELLPQAVEQ, via the coding sequence ATGTTTGAACGCTTCACAGAAAAAGCTATTAAAGTGATCATGCTGGCCCAGGAAGAGGCTCGCCGCCTGGGTCACAACTTCGTAGGTACAGAGCAGATCCTCCTGGGTCTGATAGGAGAAGGAACAGGCGTAGCGGCTAAAGTGCTGAAATCTATGGGCGTCAACCTTAAAGACGCTCGGATAGAAGTCGAAAAAATTATTGGTCGAGGCTCCGGCTTTGTGGCAGTGGAAATTCCGTTTACCCCACGGGCAAAGCGAGTTCTGGAACTTTCCCTAGAAGAGGCACGCCAGCTAGGACATAATTATATTGGTACAGAGCACTTGTTACTTGGCTTGATCCGCGAAGGAGAAGGCGTTGCAGCAAGAGTACTAGAAAACTTAGGAGTTGATTTATCCAAAGTAAGAACTCAAGTGATTCGGATGTTAGGAGAAACTGCTGAAGTCTCAGCAGGATCTGCGCAATCCGGTCGCACTAAAACTCCAACATTGGATGAATTTGGCTCGAACCTGACTCAAATGGCTTCCGAAGGCAAGCTCGATCCTGTCGTTGGTCGCGCCAAAGAAATTGAGCGAGTTATTCAAATTTTGGGTCGTCGTACCAAAAATAATCCAGTATTAATTGGAGAACCTGGTGTAGGTAAAACCGCGATCGCTGAAGGTTTGGCGTCGCGAATTGCTAATAAAGATATTCCAGATATCCTCGAAGAAAAGCGCGTTGTGACACTTGATATCGGCTTGTTAGTTGCAGGTACCAAGTATCGAGGTGAATTTGAAGAGCGCCTGAAGAAAATCATGGATGAAATCCGTTCTGCAGGGAATGTGATTTTAGTGATTGACGAGGTGCATACTCTCATTGGTGCTGGTGCAGCTGAAGGTGCGATTGACGCAGCAAATATCCTTAAACCTGCTTTGGCAAGAGGTGAGTTGCAGTGTATTGGTGCCACAACGCTGGATGAGTACCGCAAGCATATCGAGCGCGATGCAGCACTAGAACGAAGATTCCAACCCGTAATGGTGGGCGAACCGTCTGTAGACGAAACAATAGAAATTCTGTACGGTCTACGCGAACGTTATGAGCAACACCATAAGTTGAAAATTTCGGATGAATCACTCGTCGCAGCAGCTAAACTTTCCGATCGTTACATCAGCGATCGCTACTTACCAGACAAAGCAATCGACTTGATTGACGAAGCTGGTTCAAGAGTACGCTTAATTAACTCACAACTTCCTCCCGCAGCAAAAGAGCTTGATAAAGAATTGCGTCAAGTCTTGAAAGAAAAAGACGATGCAGTTCGAGGACAAGACTTCGACCGCGCCGGAGAACTCCGCGATCGCGAAATGGAAATCAAAGCCGAAATTCGGGCGATCGCACAAAATAAAACCACGAGCACCCGCGAGGGCGAGAATGATTCTCCAGTAGTGACTGAAGAAGACATTGCCCACATTGTTGCTTCTTGGACGGGCGTACCAGTCAACAAACTCACCGAAACCGAATCTGAGAAACTGCTGCACATGGAAGATACCTTGCATCAGCGACTCATCGGTCAAGAAGAGGCAGTCAAGGCAGTTTCTAAAGCAATTCGCCGTGCTAGAGTCGGCTTAAAGAACCCCAATCGTCCAATTGCTAGCTTCGTCTTCTCTGGACCTACTGGTGTTGGTAAGACTGAGTTAACTAAAGCATTAGCAGCCTACTTCTTTGGTTCCGAAGAAGCGATGATTCGCTTGGATATGTCGGAATACATGGAACGGCACACCGTTAGTAAGCTCATCGGTTCGCCTCCAGGATACGTTGGCTACAACGAAGGTGGTCAATTAACCGAAGCAGTACGTCGGAGACCTTACACAGTGGTGCTATTCGATGAAATCGAAAAAGCTCACCCTGATGTCTTCAATATGCTGTTGCAGATTTTGGAAGACGGTCGATTGACAGATGCTAAAGGTCGTACAGTGGACTTTAAGAATACACTGTTAATCCTGACTTCTAACATCGGTTCTCAGGTGATAGAAAAAGGTGGTGGCGGTTTAGGCTTTGAAGTTGCTGAAAATCGAGCCGAAGCCCAATACAATCGTATTCGTTCGTTGGTCAATGAAGAACTCAAGCAACGCTTCCGTCCAGAGTTCTTAAACCGTTTGGATGAAATTATTGTCTTCCGTCAATTAACTAAGGACGAAGTGAAACAAATCTCCGATATCCTGCTTAAGGAAGTGTTTAATCGCTTAACTGAGAAGGGAATCACGCTAGAGGTTACCGAACGTTTCAAAGATCGTCTCGTCGAAGAAGGCTACAATCCTAGCTACGGTGCCAGACCATTACGTCGGGCGATTATGCGCTTACTCGAAGACAGTTTGGCTGAAGAGATCTTATCAGGACGCATCAAAGATGGTGATACCGCTGTCGTTGATGTTGATGACACTGGTAACGTCAAAGTACTAGCTGAACAGCGACGGGAATTGTTACCTCAAGCTGTCGAGCAGTAG
- a CDS encoding isoprenyl transferase: MTAKPIVLQDLPPDLKQERLPKHVAVIMDGNGRWAKHRGLPRIMGHKQGVDVLKDLLRCCRDWGVAALTAYAFSTENWGRPLEEVDFLMTLFERVLRKELREMMEEDVRIQFVGNLSALPRSLQAEIARAVDQTQHNHGIQFTVATNYGGRQEILDACRAIAHQVQQGLLQPDEIDEALFERHLYTAGICDPDLLIRTSGEMRISNFLLWQMAYAEIYITETLWPDFDRAEFHRALCSYQQRERRFGKV; this comes from the coding sequence ATGACTGCAAAGCCAATTGTGTTACAAGATTTGCCCCCCGATTTAAAACAAGAACGCCTACCCAAGCATGTGGCGGTCATTATGGATGGAAATGGTCGCTGGGCTAAGCATCGGGGGCTACCCCGAATTATGGGTCACAAACAAGGCGTAGATGTGCTGAAAGATTTATTGCGCTGTTGTCGAGATTGGGGAGTAGCAGCCCTAACAGCATATGCTTTTTCTACAGAAAATTGGGGCAGACCGTTAGAAGAAGTTGATTTTTTAATGACGTTGTTTGAGCGGGTGTTGCGTAAAGAATTGCGCGAGATGATGGAGGAAGATGTCCGCATTCAGTTTGTAGGGAACTTGAGCGCGCTGCCGCGATCGCTGCAAGCAGAAATTGCGCGGGCTGTTGACCAAACTCAACACAATCATGGAATTCAGTTTACTGTGGCAACAAATTATGGCGGACGGCAAGAGATTTTGGATGCTTGTCGGGCGATCGCGCATCAGGTACAGCAAGGATTACTACAGCCAGATGAAATTGATGAAGCTTTGTTTGAACGCCATTTATACACTGCTGGGATTTGCGATCCCGATTTATTAATCCGCACCAGTGGAGAAATGCGCATTAGTAACTTTCTGCTGTGGCAAATGGCTTATGCCGAAATTTACATTACTGAAACGCTCTGGCCTGATTTTGACCGTGCTGAGTTTCACAGGGCATTATGCTCTTACCAACAGCGCGAAAGACGATTTGGCAAAGTGTAA
- the rimI gene encoding ribosomal protein S18-alanine N-acetyltransferase, whose amino-acid sequence MTLLELKYLTPEHLSALLELDQACFDGLWTLEAYQRELDSPNSDLIGLVTPLAPNSLLGVGCLWAILEEAHITMVAVHPQYQGQGLGQALLYGLLSVAENRSLEHATLEVRVSNDPAIALYQKFGFKTAGRRKRYYKDTGEDALILWHNGLGQSEFLQVLSEWERQIQTRLVRSGWKLKIVLSPYSADSPLTKK is encoded by the coding sequence GTGACTTTATTAGAACTTAAATATCTCACACCAGAGCATCTCAGTGCATTGTTGGAATTGGATCAAGCCTGCTTCGATGGTCTTTGGACTCTAGAAGCATACCAACGAGAGTTGGATAGTCCCAATAGTGACTTAATTGGTTTGGTTACTCCGCTTGCACCTAACTCCCTATTAGGCGTGGGCTGTCTTTGGGCAATTCTAGAGGAAGCTCACATTACTATGGTGGCAGTTCATCCCCAATATCAAGGTCAAGGTTTAGGACAAGCGCTACTCTACGGTCTATTGTCAGTGGCAGAAAACCGCAGCTTAGAACACGCTACTCTAGAAGTCAGGGTTTCTAACGATCCTGCCATTGCACTGTACCAAAAGTTCGGCTTCAAAACTGCTGGACGGCGCAAACGATATTACAAAGACACTGGTGAAGATGCACTGATTCTTTGGCATAATGGTCTGGGACAATCAGAATTTCTGCAAGTTTTATCAGAGTGGGAACGTCAGATTCAAACGCGCCTTGTCCGTTCAGGCTGGAAGTTAAAAATTGTTTTGTCTCCATATTCCGCAGATTCACCCTTGACAAAAAAGTGA
- a CDS encoding TerD family protein, giving the protein MTITLTKGQRISLEKVAPGLSDVFVGLGWDVKATDTGSDFDLDTSVFLLGASGKLISDAHLIFYNNLTSPDPEQSVKHGGDNLTGAGEGDDEVIKINLKKVPSDVQTIVVAVTIHEAEARHQNFGQVQSAFVRVVDSQTDQEVLRYDLMEDYSTETALIMAELYFKDGEWRLNAVGSGYQGGLQALLERYK; this is encoded by the coding sequence ATGACAATTACACTAACAAAAGGACAGCGCATCTCACTTGAAAAAGTCGCTCCTGGCTTATCTGATGTATTCGTAGGTTTAGGTTGGGATGTCAAAGCAACAGATACAGGAAGTGACTTTGATTTAGACACATCAGTTTTTCTGTTAGGTGCTAGTGGAAAGCTAATTTCAGATGCACACTTGATATTTTATAACAACTTGACAAGTCCTGACCCAGAGCAATCAGTTAAACATGGTGGAGATAACCTGACGGGTGCAGGAGAAGGAGATGATGAAGTTATCAAGATCAACCTCAAAAAAGTACCTTCTGATGTTCAAACGATTGTAGTTGCAGTAACTATCCATGAAGCTGAGGCACGTCATCAGAACTTTGGTCAAGTACAAAGTGCATTTGTACGAGTTGTTGATTCTCAAACTGATCAAGAGGTTCTCCGTTACGACTTGATGGAAGACTACTCTACAGAAACAGCATTAATAATGGCTGAGTTGTACTTTAAAGATGGTGAGTGGCGGCTCAATGCTGTCGGGTCAGGATACCAAGGCGGCTTACAAGCACTTTTAGAACGCTACAAATAG
- the lysA gene encoding diaminopimelate decarboxylase: MVSTHPAGVQNSGRQYLPKATDTTSPNQELLPLTARINSSDRLEIGGCDVTTLVQQFGSPLYILDEDTLRSACRQYREALQKYYPGESQVLYASKAWSCLAICAIAAQEGLGVDVVSGGELYTALQAGVSPHKLYFHGNNKSLEELKLAINSGCTVVVDNWYELQTLGDNWSSVIGDSESGNDPLSIPHSPIRIMLRLTPGIECHTHEYIRTGHLDSKFGFDPNQLDEVFAFVSQHSALNCVGLHAHIGSQIFEQQPHQDLAGVMVQWLKKASSYGLQIQELNVGGGLGIRYTEADDPPSIEAWVKGVCTAMQEACAAQQIALPKLLCEPGRSLIGSACVTAYTVGSSKTIPGMRTYVAVDGGMSDNPRPITYQSVYRAVVANKMCAPVAQTVTIAGKHCESGDILIKEATLPPSEPGDILVVLATGAYNYSMASNYNRLARPAAVVVKGGEANLILRRETYQDLMRQDCLPARLSSEA; the protein is encoded by the coding sequence ATGGTATCGACTCATCCTGCGGGGGTGCAAAATTCTGGTCGCCAGTATTTACCGAAGGCAACTGACACTACATCCCCAAACCAAGAACTTTTACCGCTTACAGCGCGAATTAACAGCAGCGATCGCCTAGAAATTGGCGGGTGTGATGTGACAACGCTGGTACAGCAATTTGGTTCGCCGCTTTATATTTTGGATGAGGATACTTTGCGCAGCGCTTGTCGCCAGTATCGCGAAGCCTTGCAAAAGTATTATCCAGGAGAGTCCCAAGTTCTGTATGCTTCCAAAGCCTGGAGTTGTCTAGCGATCTGCGCGATCGCCGCTCAAGAAGGTTTGGGAGTTGATGTCGTCTCAGGAGGTGAACTTTATACCGCTTTACAAGCAGGAGTTAGCCCTCACAAACTTTATTTCCACGGCAACAATAAATCTTTAGAAGAATTAAAATTAGCGATTAATTCAGGCTGCACGGTTGTCGTCGATAATTGGTATGAGTTACAGACTTTAGGAGATAATTGGTCATCGGTAATTGGTGATAGTGAAAGTGGCAATGACCCATTATCCATTCCCCATTCCCCAATTCGCATAATGTTGCGACTAACGCCTGGAATTGAATGTCACACTCATGAATATATTCGTACAGGACATTTAGATAGCAAATTTGGTTTTGATCCCAATCAACTAGATGAAGTGTTTGCGTTTGTTAGCCAGCATTCTGCGTTGAATTGTGTAGGCTTACACGCGCATATTGGTTCCCAGATTTTTGAGCAGCAACCACATCAAGATTTAGCTGGAGTCATGGTGCAGTGGTTAAAGAAAGCTAGCAGTTATGGCTTACAGATTCAAGAATTAAATGTCGGTGGTGGTTTGGGAATTCGCTATACCGAAGCTGACGATCCCCCTAGTATTGAGGCGTGGGTGAAGGGGGTGTGTACAGCCATGCAAGAGGCTTGTGCTGCACAACAAATAGCATTACCAAAGTTGCTTTGCGAACCAGGGCGATCGCTCATTGGTTCAGCTTGCGTTACTGCATATACAGTAGGTTCGTCAAAAACTATTCCTGGAATGCGTACCTACGTTGCTGTAGATGGTGGTATGTCAGATAATCCGCGTCCCATTACTTACCAATCAGTTTATCGAGCAGTTGTGGCAAATAAAATGTGTGCACCAGTGGCACAAACAGTCACAATAGCTGGAAAACACTGCGAATCTGGCGATATTCTGATTAAAGAGGCAACCTTACCACCGTCTGAACCAGGAGACATTCTCGTAGTTCTGGCAACCGGAGCATACAACTACAGTATGGCATCGAATTACAATCGCTTGGCTCGACCAGCAGCAGTTGTCGTTAAGGGCGGGGAAGCTAACTTAATTCTCCGGCGTGAAACTTATCAAGATTTAATGCGACAAGACTGTCTACCTGCAAGATTATCAAGTGAGGCATAA
- the cdaA gene encoding diadenylate cyclase CdaA yields the protein MRDLWKQWLIDLGWTQSVLLHIIDLGLVLGLTYMVLVIIGERRTLWMVRGFILLMLASVVSGRLELRLLNFVLEKLVIGCAVAIAVAYQSDLRRFLEQLGRGELGHLWQPSRRIIAKPDSVIDEIVEAVKELSQNRIGALIVLETNGPIDEADFNASGVQLNAEVSKELIQTIFHPKTPLHDGAALIRGSRLVAAAVILPLTKRTASRQLGTRHRAAMGITERVPDNSICVIVSEETGSISFAEKGILNRPLTSSKLKELLEAKFSPPVERETVAPSVLSWVRQIRHQGRALVSRLLGVSSSASHRNKK from the coding sequence ATGAGAGATTTGTGGAAGCAATGGCTGATCGACCTTGGCTGGACGCAGTCAGTGTTGCTTCACATAATTGATTTGGGGCTGGTGCTGGGGTTGACTTACATGGTGCTAGTGATTATTGGCGAACGGCGTACGCTGTGGATGGTGCGGGGATTTATTTTACTCATGCTGGCATCTGTAGTGAGTGGCAGATTGGAGTTGCGGCTGCTCAATTTTGTGTTGGAGAAGTTAGTCATTGGTTGTGCGGTAGCGATCGCCGTTGCTTACCAATCAGACTTGCGCCGATTTTTAGAACAACTAGGGCGGGGTGAATTGGGACATTTATGGCAGCCATCGCGCCGGATTATTGCTAAGCCAGATAGTGTCATTGATGAAATTGTTGAGGCAGTCAAAGAACTTTCACAAAATAGAATTGGCGCACTAATTGTTTTAGAAACTAATGGTCCGATTGATGAAGCAGACTTTAATGCGTCAGGCGTACAGCTAAATGCGGAGGTATCTAAGGAACTTATCCAAACAATCTTTCACCCAAAAACTCCTCTTCATGATGGTGCTGCGTTAATTCGGGGGTCTCGCCTGGTTGCTGCTGCGGTCATTTTACCACTGACAAAACGCACTGCTTCCCGCCAGCTTGGTACCCGCCATCGTGCCGCAATGGGAATCACTGAGCGTGTTCCAGATAATTCTATTTGTGTCATTGTTTCTGAAGAAACAGGTTCGATTTCTTTTGCTGAAAAGGGAATACTCAACAGACCACTCACCAGCAGTAAACTGAAAGAATTATTAGAAGCTAAGTTTTCCCCGCCTGTAGAGCGTGAAACTGTTGCCCCTAGCGTGCTAAGTTGGGTTCGCCAGATCCGTCACCAGGGCAGGGCACTAGTATCGCGTTTACTGGGTGTATCATCGTCAGCTTCTCATCGAAACAAAAAATGA